CTGTCTTCGTTGAGAGCCAAACAGaagtttgtaaataaacattgaagaaTAAGTAAAGATTGAGGAGTCACTTTCTACAGTGTGTAGTTCAGGTGCGGTCATGTGACTGTCAGGTTCTGTTAATTGTAGAAATGAGTCATGTGCTGGAAAAAGTCTGTCTAACAAGCCAACAGTATTTGCATCAATAGATAATGAATACATCTATGGATGATATCAGTAAATAAGAACGAAATTCAGTGTAACTGAGTAAAAGTAATActtaaaataaaaagtatgttgcattaaaattaaggaactccgggcggatctcatccacccccgggaacttgccaccgaggagttttttaactacctcggcaacctcagccccagaaataggagagcccactacagattccccaggcattgcttcctcataggaagatgtgctggtaggattgaggaggtcttctaaGTATTCcctctcactggatcgattcgcagccgagtgtgaagctactgggatgagaatcagcacctccaagtccgagtccatggttctcgcccggaaaagggaggagtgccatctccgggttggggaggggatcttaccccaagtggaggagttgaagtacctcggagtgttgttcacgagtgagagaagagtggatcgtgaggtccacaggtggatcggtgcggcgtcttcagtaatgcggacgctgtattgatccgttgtggtgaagaaggagctgagccggaaggcaaagctcttaatttattggtcgatctacgttcctatcctcacctatggtcatgagctttgggttatgaccgaaaggacaagatcacgggtacaagcggccgaaattagtttcctccgccgggtggcggggtttcctttagagatagggtgagaagctctgtcatccgggaggagctcaaagtaaagccgctgctcctccacatcgagaggagccagatgaggtggttcgagcatctggtcaggatgccccccgaacgcctccgtagggaggtgtttcgggcacctccaaccggtaggaggccacggggaagacccaggacacgttgggaagactatctctcccggctggcctgggaacgcctcgggatcccctgggaggagctggacgaagtggctgctgcccccacgacacaacctcggataagcggaagaagatggatggatggatgaatggatggcatTAAAATTACTAtgacaagtacaatttatccaaaaatTAAACGACTTCAGTAAATATAATGCAATAATATTTCCCAACCTCTGATAACAACATTTAGAAAACAAAAGTGGAAATTGTAAGACTTTTTATGGCTGCGGTATAtccgcattttttgggggggtttaaaACACGTCTCCTGGTGGCTGAATCACGAATAGTGGCACGCCTGGTTTGTTAACAAGTTGCGCGCACCCTCTTGTGTTTCCTACAGGCAAATGGTGAGTGCGTCACAGGACGGCAAACTTCTGGTGTGGGACACCTTCACGGGAAACAAGGTGAGTCCATCGCAGTGGGGCAGGGGCGTGTCAATCGCCGGCGTCCATCACAGTGATTTTTTCCACTTTCTAGCTGGTTGCCGTACCGCTGAAGTCTGCCTGGGTGATGAGCGTGGCCTTCGCCCCCTCCGCCAACCTGGTGGCCAGTGGCGGTCTGGACAATATGTGCACCGTCTACAACATCAAGGCGGCCAGCCCCAAGACCCTCAGGGAGCTGGACGCGCATACAGGTGACGCCGACCGCCGCCGTTGTTCTTCCTCGCCAAGAAGCTGAAAGTGAAACAACTTTTTTTTGGTTGCTAGGTTACCTGTCCTGCGCTCGCTTCCTTAACGACTCGGAGATCATCACAGCCTCCGGCGACACCACCTGGTGAGTTTGCTGGCCTTCACGTGGGATGTGACTCTCTGCAACGGACTAAATTCCTGTTCCTGTCCAGCTGCCTGTGGGATCTGGAGACGGGCAAGCAGAAAGTCATCTTCACCAACCACATCGGGGACTGCATGTCTCTGGCTCTGTCCCCCGACATGAACACCTTCATCTCGGGGGCCTGTGACTCCCTGGCCAAGTTGTGGGACGTGCGGGAAGGCGTCTGCAAGCAGACCTTCATCGGACACACCAGCGACATTAACGCCATCTCGGTGAGGGCGCCTCCCTCAAGGTAGCGTCCCCCAGGAGGACCAGTCATCATGTTGCTCTTCCCCTTCTCGCTGCAGTTCTTCCCGAACGGGAACGCCATCATCACGGGCTCGGACGACTGCAGCTGCAAGATGTACGACCTGCGCTCCGACCAGGAAGTGATCGGTTACCAGGACAGCAGTCTGAACGCCGGCGTCACGTCCGTGGCACTGTCCAACTCGGGCCGTCTCATTTTCGCCGGCTACGACGACTTCAACTGCCACATTTGGGATTCTCTGAAGGGCGAGAAAGTGGGTGAGTGGTCCTCGCCGCAGTGGTTCTCTCGACCGGGGTTGGACGCTCGCACGACTTTGCCGTCAAACCTCCTGCCCTTGTCCTCGTTTCCCTGCAGGCGTGCTGTCCGGTCACGACAACCGCGTGAGCTGCACCGGCGTCCCTGAAGACGGAATGGGTGTCTGCACAGG
The window above is part of the Nerophis ophidion isolate RoL-2023_Sa linkage group LG04, RoL_Noph_v1.0, whole genome shotgun sequence genome. Proteins encoded here:
- the gnb3b gene encoding guanine nucleotide-binding protein G(I)/G(S)/G(T) subunit beta-3b, which translates into the protein MAAEKAEMDALKKECDGLRAQIEAARKGVNDTTMSAAAGSVAAVGRVQLKQRKTLKGHLAKIYAMHWSADSRQMVSASQDGKLLVWDTFTGNKLVAVPLKSAWVMSVAFAPSANLVASGGLDNMCTVYNIKAASPKTLRELDAHTGYLSCARFLNDSEIITASGDTTCCLWDLETGKQKVIFTNHIGDCMSLALSPDMNTFISGACDSLAKLWDVREGVCKQTFIGHTSDINAISFFPNGNAIITGSDDCSCKMYDLRSDQEVIGYQDSSLNAGVTSVALSNSGRLIFAGYDDFNCHIWDSLKGEKVGVLSGHDNRVSCTGVPEDGMGVCTGSWDSFLKLWN